Proteins from a genomic interval of Gopherus evgoodei ecotype Sinaloan lineage chromosome 7, rGopEvg1_v1.p, whole genome shotgun sequence:
- the PDHB gene encoding pyruvate dehydrogenase E1 component subunit beta, mitochondrial isoform X1, with translation MAAAAGALRRLVRCRPQQVGPGRLPPPARLAPPGSVLTLVPVSPQGLGRLLQLRSGIHGSAPAAVQVNVRDALNQALDEELERDERVFLLGEEVAQYDGAYKISRGLWKKYGDKRIIDTPISEMGFTGIAVGAAMAGLRPICEFMTFNFSMQAIDQVINSASKTLYMSAGMVPVPVVFRGPNGASAGVGAQHSQCFAAWYGHCPGLKVVSPWSSEDAKGLLKASVRDDNPVVMLENELMYGVPFEMSEAAQSKDFLVPIGKAKIERQGTHVTLVSHSRSVGHCLEAAAVLVKEGVECEVINLRTIRPMDVESIEASVVKTNHLITVEGGWPQFGVGAEICARIMEGPAFNYLDAPAVRLTGADVPMPYAKILEENCLPQVKDIIFAVKKILNI, from the exons ATGGCGGCTGCCGCAGGGGCACTGAGGAGGCTGGTGCGGTGCAGGCCCCAGCAGGTAGGGCCGGGCCGGCTGCCCCCGCCCGCCCGCCTCGCTCCCCCCGGCTCCGTGTTAACGCTTGTCCCCGTCTCTCCGCAGGGCCTGGGGCGGCTGCTGCAGCTGCGCAGCGGGATTCACGGGTCCGCGCCGGCCGCCGTCCAG GTGAATGTCCGTGACGCATTGAATCAGGCATTAGatgaggagctggagagggacGAGAGAGTATTTTTGTTGGGAGAGGAAGTTGCCCAATATGATGGAGCATACAAG ATTAGCAGAGGTCTCTGGAAGAAATACGGAGACAAGAGAATAATAGATACTCCTATATCCGAG atgggCTTTACAGGAATTGCTGTAGGTGCTGCTATG GCTGGACTGAGGCCTATTTGTGAATTCATGACCTTCAACTTCTCCATGCAAGCAATTGATCAAGTTATAAATTCTGCTAGCAAGACACTTTACATGTCTGCAGGCATGGTGCCTGTCCCAGTTGTCTTCAGAGGTCCCAATggtgcctcagctggagtaggaGCACAACATTCACAGTGCTTTGCTGCTTGGTATGGGCATTGTCCTGGACTGAAAGTAGTCAGCCCTTGGAGTTCAGAGGATGCTAAAGGTCTGCTTAAAGCATCAGTCCGGGATGACAATCCAG TTGTGATGCTGGAAAATGAGTTGATGTATGGAGTtccttttgaaatgtcagaagCAGCTCAGTCAAAGGACTTTCTTGTTCCTATTGGAAAAGCCAAAATAGAAAGGCAAG GAACCCATGTTACTTTAGTGTCACACTCCAGATCTGTTGGACACTGTCTGGAAGCAGCTGCTGTACTTGTCAAAGAAGGTGTGGAGTGTGAG GTGATAAACCTCCGTACCATTAGACCAATGGACGTGGAAAGTATAGAAGCCAGTGTTGTGAAGACAAACCATCTTATAACAGTGGAAGGAGGCTGGCCCCAATTTGGAGTAGGAGCTGAAATTTGTGCTAGGATCATGGAAG GACCTGCCTTTAATTATTTGGATGCTCCAGCTGTGCGTCTTACAGGTGCAGATGTTCCTATGCCTTATGCAAAGATTTTGGAAGAAAACTGCTTACCTCAAGTGAAAGATATCATATTTGCCgtgaagaaaatattaaatatctaG
- the KCTD6 gene encoding BTB/POZ domain-containing protein KCTD6: MDNGDWGYMMTDPVTINVGGHLYTTSLTTLTRYPDSMLGAMFGGDFPTARDSQGNYFIDRDGPLFRYVLNFLRTSELTLPLDFKEFDLLRKEADFYQIEPLIQCLNDPKPLYPVDTFEEVVELSSTRKLSKYSNPVAVIITQLTITTKVHALLEGISNHFTKWNKHMMDTRDCQVSFTFGPCDYHQEVSLRVHLMEYITKQGFTIRNTRVHHMSERANENTVEHNWTFCRLARKTDD, from the exons ATGGATAATGGAGACTGGGGATATATG atGACTGATCCAGTCACAATAAATGTGGGTGGACACTTGTATACAACATCCCTCACCACTCTGACAAGATATCCCGATTCAATGCTTGGGGCCATGTTCGGGGGAGACTTCCCCACTGCCCGCGACTCTCAGGGCAATTACTTCATTGACCGAGATGGACCACTTTTCCGGTATGTTCTTAATTTTTTACGGACTTCAGAGTTGACTTTGCCCCTGGACTTCAAGGAATTTGACTTGCTTCGAAAAGAAGCAGATTTTTATCAAATTGAACCCCTAATCCAGTGTCTTAATGACCCCAAGCCTTTGTATCCTGTGGATACCTTTGAGGAAGTAGTGGAGTTGTCCAGCACACGGAAACTTTCCAAATATTCCAATCCAGTGGCAGTAATCATAACACAGTTAACCATTACAACTAAGGTCCATGCGTTACTGGAAGGCATTTCAAACCACTTTACCAAGTGGAATAAGCACATGATGGACACAAGAGACTGCCAAGTTTCCTTTACTTTTGGGCCATGTGATTACCACCAGGAAGTTTCCCTCAGAGTCCATCTGATGGAGTACATTACAAAACAAGGTTTCACTATCAGAAATACAAGAGTTCACCATATGAGCGAGCGGGCCAATGAAAATACAGTGGAGCACAACTGGACTTTCTGTAGACTGGCACGGAAAACGGATGACTGA
- the PDHB gene encoding pyruvate dehydrogenase E1 component subunit beta, mitochondrial isoform X2, giving the protein MAAAAGALRRLVRCRPQQGLGRLLQLRSGIHGSAPAAVQVNVRDALNQALDEELERDERVFLLGEEVAQYDGAYKISRGLWKKYGDKRIIDTPISEMGFTGIAVGAAMAGLRPICEFMTFNFSMQAIDQVINSASKTLYMSAGMVPVPVVFRGPNGASAGVGAQHSQCFAAWYGHCPGLKVVSPWSSEDAKGLLKASVRDDNPVVMLENELMYGVPFEMSEAAQSKDFLVPIGKAKIERQGTHVTLVSHSRSVGHCLEAAAVLVKEGVECEVINLRTIRPMDVESIEASVVKTNHLITVEGGWPQFGVGAEICARIMEGPAFNYLDAPAVRLTGADVPMPYAKILEENCLPQVKDIIFAVKKILNI; this is encoded by the exons ATGGCGGCTGCCGCAGGGGCACTGAGGAGGCTGGTGCGGTGCAGGCCCCAGCAG GGCCTGGGGCGGCTGCTGCAGCTGCGCAGCGGGATTCACGGGTCCGCGCCGGCCGCCGTCCAG GTGAATGTCCGTGACGCATTGAATCAGGCATTAGatgaggagctggagagggacGAGAGAGTATTTTTGTTGGGAGAGGAAGTTGCCCAATATGATGGAGCATACAAG ATTAGCAGAGGTCTCTGGAAGAAATACGGAGACAAGAGAATAATAGATACTCCTATATCCGAG atgggCTTTACAGGAATTGCTGTAGGTGCTGCTATG GCTGGACTGAGGCCTATTTGTGAATTCATGACCTTCAACTTCTCCATGCAAGCAATTGATCAAGTTATAAATTCTGCTAGCAAGACACTTTACATGTCTGCAGGCATGGTGCCTGTCCCAGTTGTCTTCAGAGGTCCCAATggtgcctcagctggagtaggaGCACAACATTCACAGTGCTTTGCTGCTTGGTATGGGCATTGTCCTGGACTGAAAGTAGTCAGCCCTTGGAGTTCAGAGGATGCTAAAGGTCTGCTTAAAGCATCAGTCCGGGATGACAATCCAG TTGTGATGCTGGAAAATGAGTTGATGTATGGAGTtccttttgaaatgtcagaagCAGCTCAGTCAAAGGACTTTCTTGTTCCTATTGGAAAAGCCAAAATAGAAAGGCAAG GAACCCATGTTACTTTAGTGTCACACTCCAGATCTGTTGGACACTGTCTGGAAGCAGCTGCTGTACTTGTCAAAGAAGGTGTGGAGTGTGAG GTGATAAACCTCCGTACCATTAGACCAATGGACGTGGAAAGTATAGAAGCCAGTGTTGTGAAGACAAACCATCTTATAACAGTGGAAGGAGGCTGGCCCCAATTTGGAGTAGGAGCTGAAATTTGTGCTAGGATCATGGAAG GACCTGCCTTTAATTATTTGGATGCTCCAGCTGTGCGTCTTACAGGTGCAGATGTTCCTATGCCTTATGCAAAGATTTTGGAAGAAAACTGCTTACCTCAAGTGAAAGATATCATATTTGCCgtgaagaaaatattaaatatctaG